The window TTAGCAATAGCCTGTCTTATGGCTCCCATTGTATTGCAAGTTAATTCATAATCATTTGTAATCATTAAAACGGTTGCTTGATTATTAATCGCTAAATGATTAATGATAGCTTCAGCATTATTAGATAATAACTCTGCCCCAATAACTTTATTGTCATAAGTAATATATTCTAACTGCCCCGCCTGATATTGACTAACAATAACTTTTAGGTCTGCTAATTGTAAATCACTTAATAACTGAGAAACAACAATTGCTTTAGTAGTTTTCTTTTTACTAATACTAGTATTCATTGAACTAAGGTCAATAAGTTTTAAATCATATCGTAAATCTGGTTTATCACTACCATATAAATCAATTGCTACTTCATAATCTAATTGTAAAAAAGGTATTTTTAGATTAATGTTTTTAGTTTTTAACATTATTTCCTGCATCATTTGCTCTAAAAGACTAATAATATCCTTTTGTTCAATAAAACTCATTTCTAAATCTAATTGACTAAATTCTGGTTGGCGATCACTTCTTAAATCTTCATCACGAAAACAACGAGCAATTTGATAATAGCGATCATAACCACCAACCATTAATAATTGCTTAAATATTTGTGGTGACTGTGGTAACGCATAAAAATGTCCTTTTTGATTTCTTGCCGGAACTAAATAGTCTCTTGCCCCTTCGGGAGTTGTGCTTGCTAAAATTGGCGTTTCAATTTCTAAAAAATTATTATTATTTAAAAAATTACGCATTATTTGCATAACTTGATGACGCAAAATTATTTTATCTTGCATTACTTGTCTTCGTAAATCTAAAAACCGATATTCTAAACGCTTTTCCTCTAAACTTTCATTATCTAATGGTGATACCTGTGATTTATTTATTAACTCTAAATTAGTACAAATAATTTCAATATTTCCTGTTGATAAATTATTATTTTTAGATTTACGAAGGACTACAGTACCATCAACTTTAATAACATCATCAGTGCTTAAACTTTTAGCAAGAACATAGTTAGGATTTTCACTATTAATTATAATTTGCGTCGTTCCATAACGATCGCGTAAATCTAAAAATATTAAATTATTAAGTTTACGAATTGTATGAACTCAACCACAAAGATTAACTTCTAAATTAACATTTTCTTCTCTTAATTCACCACAATTATGACTTCTCATTATTTATCTCTCTTATTTGCATTCAAATAATTAATTAATTCATTAATGCTAATCTTTTCTTCTACCTTAGTTTCCTGATTTTTAATAGTTAAATTACTCTCTTTAACTTCGCTATCACCAATAATAACAACAAAACGACAATCTAATTTAGAAACAACATTAAACTGAATCTTAATATTCCTTTGTTCATAATCCATATCACTAATAAAATTATTACTTCTTAAAGTTAATAATACATTAGTTGCTAATTCATAACCGGTAGCAGTTAAAGCAATAATGTATACATCAACCAATGGAACCATTTTTTTAATAAAGTCTGAATGATTTTCAGTAGCATTAAGTAATCTTTCAATTCCAATTGCAAAACCAATTGCTGGAACTGATTTTTGATTTTTTGATAATTCCTCAACTAAATTATCATAACGACCACCACCAATTAATGTATTCTGTCCTTCAACACCCTTCTCTAAACTAATAATTTCAAAAACAGTATCATTATAATAGTCTAAACCGCGAACTAATTTGCTATCAATCTCATATTTAACTTTTAAATTATCTAATAACTTTATTAACCTTGTAAAATATTCTTTTTCTTCAAGAGAATAAGTTTCACTAATTATTGGTAAATTTTTAATATTTTGATCAATTTTACAATCTAATACTCGCAAGGTATTTTTAGTAATTCTTCTTTGACAATCCGCACATAATGTTGTGCTTATATCTTGTAAAAATGTTTTTAAAATTTGTTGATATTTATTTTGGGTTGCTTTTGCTCCTAAAAAATTTATTTTAAGAATAATATTATTAATCTTTAAAGATTTAATAATATCCATTGCTAAACAAATAATTTCAGCATCTAAATAAATAGTTTTTTTGCCAAAAACTTCCACACCAAATTGCGTAAATTGTCTTTGACGCCCTCGTTGTGGTCGCTCATAGCGAAACATATCCCCATAGTAAAATAATTTTAAAGGTAATCCTAAAACATCAACTAACTTATTTTCAATTACTGCTCTAACAATTGGCGCTGTATTTTCAGGACGAAGTGCTAATTCACGACCTTTTTTATCTTGAAAGTTAAACATTTCTTTACTAACAATATCGCTATTAACACCAACCGTTCTTTGAAATAATTCATACTGTTCAAATATTGGCGTACTAATTTCTTCATAATTATATTTTTTAACAATATCTCGTAAAATTTGTTGTAATTGATATCGCTGTTTACTTTGGATTGGTAAAATATCATTAGTACCTCTGGGGGCTTTATATTCCATACATTTCTCTCCTTAGACTTACTTTCACTACTAATTTTACTAGTTATTTACAAAAATTAAAAATTTTTCAATAAAGACTTCTTGTTGTTGTCTTAACTACAAGAAGTCTTTTAAAATTACAATAATTTTTTTAAAGAATCCTCAATTTTAGCAATTAATATTTCTTCTAATTTCTCTTTAACGCTTTTTAATTTATCATTAGAATTTTGAATTTGTTGAATATGCTTTTCAAACTTAATAAACTCTTGCAGCGCTTTACCAATTAAAGAACTAAATTCATCTTGTAATCAATTATTAAAGCGTTCTTTAAAATCCTGATCATTTTTATTAGTTGAAGATTGTAATGATAAAGCAAATTCTTTTTTAATTAAAAATTTTAAAATATTAACAATTAATGCAATAACTTCAAGGTCAGTATTAATAATAAAAATATCACGATATTTTGAAGAACGACTAAATGGTGCTTTAGCATAAGTTCAAACAATAATGCCAAACTTAGCATTTCATTCTTTTAATTCAATTGCTAATTTTTCCTCTCATTTACTATCTAATTTTTCTTGATTTTTTAACTCAAATAAGATATTACCAACTACTTTATTATCCTCTTCATCATTCAAAACTCCTAACCTAAAATCAGGTTTTTTACCATTAATGGTTTTAGTTGTTTTTTCAAAATGGTCATTTGGGAAAAACGATGGCATTTTACCTGCAAAATCATTTTCTAAATTAGCTCCTAAAATTCCTGTTCTAATATTTCGTCCTTGTTCTAATTTAAGTTTTAATTCAGTTGTTTCATCAATTAACTTATTAATTTCTTCTTGTTTAAAATTAATAATTTCAGTTTCTTTTTTTGCTACTAATTCTTGGACCTTAGCATCATTAGTTTTAACTAACATATCTAATTGATGATTTTTCTCTTGTAAATCATTAATATTTTTTTGATACTCTTTATTTAAAGTATCCAACTTATTTTGTTGTAAATTACTTCACTCTTTTTCTTTTTCAGCCAAAATAACTTTAATATCTGCTTCCTTTGTTTTCTTTTCGGTTTCTAAACTATTAATTTTATCCTTTAATAAATCAATTTCTTGTTGTTTATTTTTAGTAATTTCAAGTTCTTTTTCTGTAAACAATTTTTTCAATTGAAATTCATTAGTTTTTTCTTTAATATCTAAATCTTTTATTTTAGAATTTAACTCATTAATTATCTTTTGATAATTATCTTTAATATTATCAATTTCTTGTTGTTTTTGTTTTTCAATATTGCTTTTTTCTTTTAAAATAGAAACTTCAATATCAGCCTTTTTTGTTTCTTCTTGGGATTTTAAATTGCTCTTAGCCTCATTTAATTGTTGATTTAAACCTTCTAAAATTTGTTGATGTGCTTCTTTTATTTTATGCAATTCATTATCGTGTTGCTTATTTCACTCATTTTCTTTTTTATTTACTACACTAGTAATTTCTATTGCTTTTCGTTTTTCAAAATCAACATCTAATTGCTTTTTTAACTTATCACAATATTCTTGCTCCTTACGATTAAAAAATTGTTGTAAATATGATACTGCTTGATGATTCTTTTCAAAATCTTTTTCGGTAATTTCTTGATGACAATGTGGGCATTCAATTATAAATGACATTAGTTAAATCCTTTCTTTTTTTAATTTTATAAATTAATATTATCATTAACAATCTAATATAAATTTCTATTCTAGATTATTTTCTAAACATTTAATTTTAATTTTAAAACAATAAAATGTCTCCTTCTATAAATAAAAAAGACATTTTTCTTTACTACATTAATTATCTTTATTTCTATATTTAAAATTAATATAATTAATGAAATTTTAATTAAATAACAATATTTTTAAACTACTTCATTTTAATTGCAAGTATTAATAAATACTACTAGATATTTTAAAATAAGAGTGCCTGAAAATACTAATGATCAATGTTGTACGGTCGCGTTTAGTTTTCTTAGGTATTTTTTAAAAAAGAAAAAATAATCATTTACTATAAATTATTTCAATATTCAAATTAAGTATATATTTCTTATGTATGATTTTTGTTGTAAAAAATTTTTTTTAATTTTGTCGAAAACTCTTGATAAAATAAAAAAATCATCAACTTGATAATTTTAAAAGGCTTTTATGTAAAATTACTATTTTTACTTTAACTTTTTTATACATTAAAATATAATACCGCTGTTTGTTGGTTTGGAGTTAAACCCTTATGTTGGTATTTTCATTTTCAGAGATTTAAATAATTTTGAATATTAGTAAAACCTAAACCATGATAATGAATTAAGGCTTCTTTAAGACTAGATTGTAATTTACTGATTTTATTTAAGTTACGATAACTAGCTTCAGGATTAATTGTTGTTTTAGTTACACATAAAGTAGAATTTGTTTGTTTTGCTACTAAAAAATATAATTTTTGCATATCAGAAGTAATAATTGAATTTTCGTTAATTAATTCTTTGTTCATATTTTCAATAACTCATTGTTTTTGTAAACGTTTGGTGTTTGTGGATTTAACATAAATATTGTTATTATTATCAATTGCCATTTGAATACAGCATTTAGTATTAGTTGCGAATGGGTCAAGGTGAATTCTTCGTGGATCAGTTTTATATTTGAAATTTCCTTTATGGATTTCTTTAATAGACTTGGTACATAACCTTTAATTTTATCTACTATTTTGATAATATTATTTCCTAGGTGAAGTACAAATGTTAGATAAATACAAAGACGAAAACGAATTTTATAGTTTAATAGGCATAAAATATAAAACTTTCATGAAAATGGTAGAAATTTTAAAAGAAGGTGAAGCTAAACAAAAACAAATTGGTGGTAGACCAAATAAATTATCAATAGAGCAAAGATTACTTATGACTTTAGAATACTGAAAAGAATATAGTACATATCGTATTATTGCAAAAAAATATAATATTAGTCATGTTAGTTGTATTCGTAATATCTTTTGAGTTGAAAATACTCTAATAAAAAATAGTCACTTTCATATACCTGGCAAAAAGATATTATTAGAAAATAAGGGTACTACTAATAATTTATTAGCAATTGATGCTACAGAAATTCCAATTGAAAGAATTAAAAAAAACTAAAATTATTATTTTCTGGTAAGAAAAGGCAACATTCATTAAAATCGCAAATAATTATTGATTTATTTAACAATAAAATTATTTCAGTAGATTTTTGTTATGGCAGTACTCATGATTATAAGTTATTTTTAAAATCAAATACACTTATAAATCCAAAATTAGAATTAATTGCCGATTCAGGATATCAAGGTTTGCAAAATGTTCATAAAAATACATTATTGCCAATTAAAAAGAGTAAAAATAATCCTTTAAATCCAGATAAAAAGGAATATAATAGCTTTTTAAGTAAAGTTAGAATTGTCATTGAACATGTTTTTGCTAGATTAAAAAGATTTAAAATACTAGTTTATCGTTATCGCAATAAGATTAGAAGATTTGGATTACGATTTAACTTAATTTCAGGAATATATAATTTTGAATTAAGCTAGTTATAGTTATGTACCAAGTCTAATGAATGTTTCATCGATTTGGATTTTACCAGATAATTTTTTAAATTTTAATTGGGTATTTTCTAATTGTTTTGATTTCATTAATTTTTGACGATTATATCAAGCAGTTTTTAATGTAGTTTTAATAAAACGAGAAATTGTTTTACTAGATTGCCCCAGCAATGAAATTTGAATCAATAAATTTCATTGTTCATAATTTAAATGACTTCAATAAATAAAATGATTACGAAAAGCGTCAAAACTTGCACGGCAATTTTTACATAAATATTTTTGTTTTCCTTCTGAATTATGTCCATTTTTAACGCAATGGTAAGATTCACATTTAGGGCATTTAATACCTTGCGCTCTAAATTTTTGATCAATTTCATTTAACCGTTGTTGTTTTTTTTTTATTAATTCTGCTTGTTGTTTGACTTTTTCATAAAATTCTAAAAATTGATCATCTGTTAAAGTATTTACTAGTTCTTGAATTATTTTTTCCATAATTATTATCCACCTCTATCATATTAAAAATATACCTAAAATTAAGTATATTCAATAGACTTCTTGCAAAATTAATTTAAAATATAATTGAATTGTTGTTTTTAATAAAAAGGTGGAATTTAAATGAAATTTAAAAAAAATAATCAAATAAGTGATAAAAATTTTTTAAGATTAACTGGTATTAAACATACTACTTTTAATAAAATGCTAGAAATTTTAAAAATAGAAGAATTAAAAAAGAGATTTCGTCGCGGAAGAACCAATAAATTATCATTAGAAAATCGTATTTTAATGACTTTAGAATATTGAAGAGAATATAGAACTTATTTTCATATTGCAAAAAGTTATGATATTAGTGAAAGTAGTTGTTATAGAAATATCAAATGAATTGAAGACACTTTAATAAAACACCCTAATTTTCAACAACTTACTGGTCAAAAATCACTATTAAAAGATTATTTCAAAGATAAGACTGTTATAATTGATGTAACTGAAAGCCAAATCCAACGCCCAAAAAAAGACAAAAACAGCACTACTCAGGAAAAAAGAAAAAACACACAATAGACTTCTTGCAAAATTAATATGATAATTATAATTTTTAAATTTAAAATAAATATAAAAGTGTTATTAAAATAATTTTTAGATTATTTTTACAAATATTTTGTCATTAAAACATAATAAAAATTATTATTTACAATAAAAAAAGACTGAAATTTTAAATTATCAAATATATTTAAACTAATAGTTGTAAATTATAAATTGAAGCTATTAAATTAAATCTTAAAGCAAATCTTTTTCTACGATTTCGATATTTTTCACTAATAATTTTAAATTTTTTAAGTATAGCAAAAACATTTTCAATAACAATTCTCATTTTTGAAATTCGCTCATTATTTTGCTTTTCTTCTTTATTTAAAGGGTTTTTCTTTGATTTTCTTTTAGGAATTAAAACATTATGATTAATTTTTTGTATGCCTTGATAACCTAAATCCACTAAAACAGTTGTTTCTGGTAAAAATTTAATTTTTGAATCTTTTAAAATTTTAAAGTCATGGTTTTTACCATAAGAAAAATCAGAACTAATAATTTTTTTACTATCTTTTTCAATTATAACTTGTGTTTTTATTGTGTGTTTTTTCTTTTTTCCTGAGTAGTGCTGTTTTTGTCTTTTTTTGGGCGTTGGATTTGGCTTTCAGTTACATCAATTATAACAGTCTTATCTTTGAAATAATCTTTTAATAGTGATTTTTGACCAGTAAGTTGTTGAAAATTAGGGTGTTTTATTAAAGTGTCTTCAATTCATTTGATATTTCTATAACAACTACTTTCACTAATATCATAACTTTTTGCAATATGAAAATAAGTTCTATATTCTCTTCAATATTCTAAAGTCATTAAAATACGATTTTCTAATGATAATTTATTGGTTCTTCCGCGACGAAATCTCTTTTTTAATTCTTCTATTTTTAAAATTTCTAGCATTTTATTAAAAGTAGTATGTTTAATACCAGTTAATCTTAAAAAATTTTTATCACTTATTTGATTATTTTTTTTAAATTTCATTTAAATTCCACCTTTTTATTAAAAACAACAATTCAATTATATTTTAAATTAATTTTGCAAGAAGTCTAATAAAAACACAAGTTATAATTGAAAAAGATAGTAAAAAAATTATTAGTTCTGATTTTTCTTATGGTAAAAACCATGACTTTAAAATTTTAAAAGATTCAAAAATTAAATTTTTACCAGAAACAACTGTTTTAGTAGATTTAGGTTATCAAGGCATACAAAAAATTAATCATAATGTTTTAATTCCTAAAAGAAAATCAAAGAAAAACCCTTTAAATAAAGAAGAAAAGCAAAATAATGAGCGAATTTCAAAAATGAGAATTGTTATTGAAAATGTTTTTGCTATACTTAAAAAATTTAAAATTATTAGTGAAAAATATCGAAATCGTAGAAAAAGATTTGCTTTAAGATTTAATTTAATAGCTTCAATTTATAATTTACAACTATTAGTTTAAATATATTTGATAATTTAAAATTTCAGTCTTTTTTTATTGTAAATAATAATTTTTATTATGTTTTAATGACAAAATATTTGTAAAAATAATCTAAAAATTATTTTAATAACACTTTTATATTTATTTTAAATTTAAAAATTATAATTATCATATTAATTTTGCAAGAAGTCTAATAAATATCAAGAGTTTTCGACAAAATTAAAAAAATTTTTTATTGTGTAAAAATTCAATAAATATGATAAAATGGTAGCGAATAAAAATGACAATAACAAGAAAGGTATGGTTGGTTTAGTAATTAAATAATATAATTAGCTGATTGTTTTACTTCTTCAAAGCAATACCTAAGAAAACTAAACGCGACCTTTTCATAATTTGAATTTGCTTTATTTTTCTAAAAAGTTTAAAATTCTCTTGCATTGTTTTATAAAAGTTGAGGTTTAATTTATGAAAAGAAAAATAATGAAATATTGAGTAGTGTTATTATTATCAGTTTCTCAAATTTTAACGTTAGTTGCTTGTACTTTTCGTTATCAAACTAAGATTGATGAAGGCATCGCTGCTAAATTAAATGATTTTTCGGCAATTACTGGCGAAATTACTAAAGCAATAATATTAAGTAGAGAAAAAAAATGAGATGCTTCGCAAGTTATTAATGATATTTTAGAAAATAAAGTTGATAATTTAATTTTTAAAAATATTTCTTATTCGTATTTTGGACAAACCAATGATAATAATTGATTCCCTCGTCATCAAGAGTTTTTTGCTTCGCAAGATTTAGCTAATAAAGTTATTAATTCTAATGATAAATATGTAAAACCCTATGCTGATTTAATTAGTCAAAATAATATTTTAGGTAAAATTCGAACATATGGTTCAATTTTTAACACTTTAACTGTTGATACATTAAAAGAAATTTTTAATAGTGGGTCCGTTTTAGATCCCATTATGTTTTTTTTAACTAAAAGTAATATTGAAAGTTTTTGAAATGATTATAATGCTGGTGGTTATGCTGATATTATTACTGAATTACGAAATAATCTTACTGAACATAATGATAATTTTGTTGGCAAAGTAACATATGCTGAAGCACTACAGTGGTCACAAAAAAGAATTAAAAAAATAATTGTTCAAATTGGTTGTAAGAAAGAAAATGATGAAGAGAAAGAAAATGATGAAGAGAAAGAAAAAGCTGAAAGTTCTTGTAAAGGATATGATAGTAAAGATGATGCCGAAGTAGAAGCTGCTTATGATACAATGATGGCAACATTTGGTATTGAAATAAAGGATTCGGCGGATAAAAATGTTTTAATAGTAACTAATAAATATATATTAGAAAATTTTCAAAATGGATTTAAAAATTCGAAAAATATTATTTCATTGTTAGTACCAATTTTACCAGTTATTTCTTATGTAATGAAAATGTATGCTAGTCTTCCTTTTGATGAACCCAATAAGATTTGGTACGAAGTTAGTACAATTCCCAAAAATATTCAGCAAGCTATTGATGAACAATTAAGGATGACATATGTTGGTTTCGATCAATCAGTAATTAGTAATTTAAAAAATAAGTTAACAAAAGTATTTTCTTTAAATGATGGCGGATTAAGTTTACGAAAGATATTATTAATTATGAGATTAACACCACAATTAAATGAATTAGTTAAGAAAATTGAGTTAATTTTATTTTATTCATTATCATTAATTGAAGTGGTTTCAATTGGCGGTGTTTGTGTGGGATTTCATCCTATGTTTTGTATCGATATTGCTTTTTTCCCAAAAGCATTTCCTAAAATTAAAGAAATATTAGATCCCATTTTTGGAAATATTAAAAAATATTTAAATTTTCTTCCTAATGATACAAATATTAATTTAAATGATGGTTTAACCGGAATTAATAAGTTAGTCGATGTAATTCAAGATCAGGTGTTAACAGAAGCAAAGATTAAAAAGATTCTTACTGCCATTGAAATTGACAACGAGCAAGCAAAAGTGGCATTATTGGAAATCCTTGGATATAATGGTCAGAAAGGTGAATTAATACCGGATGGAGTATTGGCCACTCTTATTAAGACTATTAGTTCTTGTAAAAAAGATGGTGATTCCAATTGTACAACCGAGGTTGCTAAATTGTTAACAATGTTAACAAGTGAAAACGGAATTTTAGATCGCATTGTTAATGATAATAATGGCACTATTAATATGAAATATCGGAGATTTTATCAAGATAGTAATTATTGAGAGATTACTAATACGAAAATGCAGTATAATGATATTGATAATTCATTAGAAGTATCATATGATATTAGTTTTTCCCAAGGTAAGATGAATAATGTTTATTCAATTAAATGAAAAACAAAAAATTATTACAATAGTCTTGCTAGCAATAATTTTAAAATTGTAGCATTTAGGAATAAGGAGATTAAATAAAATGAAAAATACAAAATGGGCAGTAATTGGCCGAATAGTAATTTCGTTAGCATTTTTTTTAATGATTGTTTATGGTTTTGTGGAGTTAGTTAAGTCTAAATTTGTTATTTATGATACTGTTGTTTTAAAACTAAATTTTTGAACTAGTAATTTTGCTCAAACATTATGAAATATATTAATTATTATTGCTTTTTTTACATTTGTTATTACAAATATTTGAGGTTTAAAAAGAAGGATTTTCTTTTGAATAATTGGTAGTATTTATATAATTATTGGTTTTTTAACATTTATCTTTACAATTATTGATAATACTGATAATGGCGAGAGAATGGCAATTGGATTAGTTATTTCTTTACTATTAATGATTGGGGCGGGATTTTTATTACTAGTTGCCTATCGAATGAAAAATAAAGAGATTGTTGCTAATAATTGAAAATTTTGAGAGAAAAATAAGTCTGCCAACCCTGCATAGTTGAAAATAAAAACAGCAAAATCTTTGCTGTTTTTATTTTCAACAACTTTATTTGTTATAATAATTTAAGAAATGAAATAGGATTAGGTGAAAATTTTTTAATGAAGAAAATATTATTAGTTGATGGTAATGGTTTAGTTTTTCGCGCATATTACGCAACAGCATATAGTAATTCCATAACTTTATGAGCAAATGATGGAACACCAACTAATGCTTTGTTAGGTTTTATTACAATGTTAGAAAAGATTTTAAAACAAAATTATGATTTAGTTTTGGTTGCTTTTGATGCGGGACCTAAAAATTTTCGTTATGGAATATTACCTAGTTATAAAGAAAAACGCGTTAAAACCCCACAAGAATTATTACAGCAATTACCGTTAGTTCGTGAGTTTTTAGATGCCTATGGAATTCAATGATATGAACATCCTGATTTTGAAGCTGATGATATTATTGCTACGATTAATAAAAAGGCAATTGATTTAAATTGAGAAATTGAAATTTTGTCATCGGATGGTGATTTAGAACAGTTATTATCTGCTAATACGGTAATTGTTAAACCAAAACAGGGATTATCACAAGTAGAAATTATTAATGTTGATTCATTAAAAGCAAGATGAGATATAACCCCAAAACAAATACCTGATTTAAAAGGATTAAAAGGTGATGCCAGTGATAATCTTCCAGGTATTAAAGGGATTGGTGAGAAAACTGCTTTATCATTGTTACATCAATTTGGAACATTAGAAAATATTATTACCCATCAAGAAGAATTGAAAACAGCGGTTAAAGAAAAAATTGTGAATAATGCTAATATCGGTTTATTATGTAAAGAAATGGCATCTTTAAGATATGATGTTCCTTTTCCTAAGGATTTATCTTTGTTAACAATTAATAGAGATTTAGTTCGCTTAAAGGAATTTTATTTAAAATATAATTTAAAGTCATTAGTTAATCGCTTAGACACAAATAATCTTTCACAAGCTAATAATAAAGATCAAGGTAAAATTTTGCGTAAGTGAGATGCTAATTATAATTGTGTTGAAAATGCGTTATTTGTTGAAATGAGTGGTGATAATTATTATACTTCAGACATTATTGGGTTTGGTGTTGTTAACGATAAAGGAGCATTTTATTTAGATTATCTTATTGCTAGTACTGATGAATTATTTTTAGCATTTTTAAAAGATGAAAAGTGTCTAAAAGATGTTTTTGATTTGAAGAAAGTTATTAATGGTTGTAAATGACATCATATTGAAGTTAAAGGTATTGCTTTTGATTTACAATTAGCAGGTTATATTTTAAATGCGAATATGAAAGTAACGATTGATAATGTTATTAATTATTTTGCTGAACAAACTTTTATGAATGATGAAATGTTTTATGGTAAAAATCAAAAAAAGGTTGTACGAGAATTACAAGAAGTTGCTGGCTTTATTACTAGAAAAGCTTGATGAATTTTACATTTAAAACCGCTTCTTAGTAAGAAATTAGAACAACAACAACAATTAGAGTTGTATAAAAATATTGAGTTTCCTTGTGCTTTTGTATTGGCAAAAATGGAGTTTCACGGTATTCGTGTTGATATGAAACAATTAGAACAGTTAACAAAAGAAGTATTAAAAATTGTCACCCAATTAAATGAAGAAATTAATAGTTTAGCGCAACAAGATGTTAATCCTAATTCTCCTAAACAATTAAAAGAATTATTATTTGATGTATTAAAATTACCTGATTTACAAAAAGGTAGTACGGCACAAGAAGTATTAATGCAATTACAAATGCAACAATTGCATCCAATTATTGATAAAATTTTGGAATATCGTAAATATCAAAAAACTTATTCAACTTATTTAAAAGGTTTAGAAAAATATATTTTGGCAGATGGTAAGGTGCATACGATTTATAATCAAACTAATACAACAACAGGAAGGTTATCTTCACAAGAACCTAATATGCAAAATATTAGTATTCATGATATTCATCAAAAATTAGTTCGTAAGGTGTTTGTTCCTAATGATTCTCGCACACAAGTGGTATTATCTAGTGATTACTCGCAAATTGAATTAAAAGTTTTAGCACATATGGCTAGTGTTAAAGAATTAATTAAAGCATTTAACAATAATGAAGATATTCATTCATTAACTGCTAGTAAAATATTTTCTATTAATCAAGCTGAAGTTAGTGAACAGCAACGAAGAGTTGCGAAAACTGTTAATTTTGGGATTGTGTATGGTATTTCTGA is drawn from Spiroplasma endosymbiont of Clivina fossor and contains these coding sequences:
- the polA gene encoding DNA polymerase I translates to MKKILLVDGNGLVFRAYYATAYSNSITLWANDGTPTNALLGFITMLEKILKQNYDLVLVAFDAGPKNFRYGILPSYKEKRVKTPQELLQQLPLVREFLDAYGIQWYEHPDFEADDIIATINKKAIDLNWEIEILSSDGDLEQLLSANTVIVKPKQGLSQVEIINVDSLKARWDITPKQIPDLKGLKGDASDNLPGIKGIGEKTALSLLHQFGTLENIITHQEELKTAVKEKIVNNANIGLLCKEMASLRYDVPFPKDLSLLTINRDLVRLKEFYLKYNLKSLVNRLDTNNLSQANNKDQGKILRKWDANYNCVENALFVEMSGDNYYTSDIIGFGVVNDKGAFYLDYLIASTDELFLAFLKDEKCLKDVFDLKKVINGCKWHHIEVKGIAFDLQLAGYILNANMKVTIDNVINYFAEQTFMNDEMFYGKNQKKVVRELQEVAGFITRKAWWILHLKPLLSKKLEQQQQLELYKNIEFPCAFVLAKMEFHGIRVDMKQLEQLTKEVLKIVTQLNEEINSLAQQDVNPNSPKQLKELLFDVLKLPDLQKGSTAQEVLMQLQMQQLHPIIDKILEYRKYQKTYSTYLKGLEKYILADGKVHTIYNQTNTTTGRLSSQEPNMQNISIHDIHQKLVRKVFVPNDSRTQVVLSSDYSQIELKVLAHMASVKELIKAFNNNEDIHSLTASKIFSINQAEVSEQQRRVAKTVNFGIVYGISDFGLSKQLMISISEAKKFIERYFAVFPEIRHYMDNTIKFCQEHKFVKTLFNRIRYIPTINDRNWVAKQAAERVAINAPIQGTAADIIKLALIKIDQQLEQNNLKSYLVAQVHDELIVEVYENELEIVKKIVNSAMNLATKLQVPLTVDINTGNNWYEV
- a CDS encoding transposase family protein; this encodes MKTQVIIEKDSKKIISSDFSYGKNHDFKILKDSKIKFLPETTVLVDLGYQGIQKINHNVLIPKRKSKKNPLNKEEKQNNERISKMRIVIENVFAILKKFKIISEKYRNRRKRFALRFNLIASIYNLQLLV
- a CDS encoding transposase family protein → MKFKKNNQISDKNFLRLTGIKHTTFNKMLEILKIEELKKRFRRGRTNKLSLENRILMTLEYWREYRTYFHIAKSYDISESSCYRNIKWIEDTLIKHPNFQQLTGQKSLLKDYFKDKTVIIDVTESQIQRPKKDKNSTTQEKRKNTQ
- a CDS encoding transposase family protein → MKFKKNNQISDKNFLRLTGIKHTTFNKMLEILKIEELKKRFRRGRTNKLSLENRILMTLEYWREYRTYFHIAKSYDISESSCYRNIKWIEDTLIKHPNFQQLTGQKSLLKDYFKDKTVIIDVTESQIQRPKKDKNSTTQEKRKNTQ
- a CDS encoding transposase family protein; this encodes MKTQVIIEKDSKKIISSDFSYGKNHDFKILKDSKIKFLPETTVLVDLGYQGIQKINHNVLIPKRKSKKNPLNKEEKQNNERISKMRIVIENVFAILKKFKIISEKYRNRRKRFALRFNLIASIYNLQLLV